Proteins found in one Gordonia sp. PDNC005 genomic segment:
- a CDS encoding PhoH family protein yields MSDLSRETVKADAVATSRIDVPQDLAVGLLGPTDVNLRTLEQQLPADIHVRGSRITLTGTPADVAGSERVISELVKLVRTGTQLTPDLVRQSTSILATGQKESPAEVLSLDILSNRGKVIRPKTLNQKHYVDAIDKNTIVFGLGPAGTGKTYLAMAKAVQALRAKEINRIILTRPAVEAGERLGFLPGTLSEKIDPYLRPLYDALHDMLDPEAIPKLMEAGVIEVAPLAYMRGRTLNDAFIILDEAQNTTGEQMKMFLTRLGFGAKMVVTGDVTQVDLPGGATSGLRVAARILDGIDDIHFAELTSADVVRHRLVADIVDAYGRAEEEAEGNRAMRRDGLRQGGRRR; encoded by the coding sequence GTGAGTGACTTGAGCCGCGAAACGGTGAAGGCCGACGCGGTGGCGACGTCTCGGATCGATGTGCCGCAAGATCTGGCGGTCGGACTTCTCGGGCCGACGGATGTGAATCTCCGGACCCTGGAACAGCAGCTTCCCGCCGACATCCACGTCCGAGGCAGCAGGATCACCCTCACCGGGACTCCCGCCGACGTGGCCGGATCCGAACGAGTGATCTCCGAACTGGTCAAGCTGGTCCGCACCGGCACCCAGCTGACTCCCGACCTGGTCCGGCAGAGCACGTCGATTCTCGCGACCGGGCAGAAGGAATCGCCTGCTGAGGTGCTCAGCCTCGACATCCTGTCGAACCGCGGCAAGGTGATCAGGCCGAAGACGCTCAACCAGAAGCACTACGTCGACGCGATCGACAAGAACACCATCGTGTTCGGACTCGGCCCGGCAGGCACCGGAAAAACCTACCTCGCGATGGCGAAAGCAGTGCAGGCATTGCGAGCCAAAGAGATCAACCGCATCATCCTGACGAGGCCCGCAGTTGAGGCCGGTGAACGGCTCGGCTTCCTGCCGGGCACGCTGAGTGAGAAGATCGACCCCTACCTGCGTCCGCTGTACGACGCCCTCCACGACATGCTCGACCCGGAGGCCATTCCGAAACTGATGGAGGCGGGCGTCATCGAGGTCGCGCCCCTGGCATACATGCGTGGCAGGACGCTCAACGACGCTTTCATCATCCTTGACGAGGCGCAGAACACCACCGGGGAACAGATGAAGATGTTCCTGACTCGCCTCGGATTCGGCGCGAAGATGGTCGTCACCGGCGATGTGACTCAGGTGGATCTTCCTGGTGGCGCCACCAGTGGGTTGCGCGTCGCAGCGCGCATTCTCGACGGAATCGACGACATCCATTTCGCCGAGTTGACCAGTGCCGACGTGGTCCGGCACAGGCTTGTCGCCGACATCGTCGACGCCTACGGCCGTGCGGAAGAGGAAGCCGAGGGCAACCGGGCCATGAGGCGTGACGGTCTGCGACAGGGAGGACGGCGCCGATGA
- a CDS encoding alpha/beta hydrolase yields the protein MRRVKIAYGDAPSTFGHLYLPDADKRGEGRAPIVVLVHGGFWSTEYSLVVYTGVARALADRGVVVWNVEYRRREEAGGGWPGTGRDVIAAIRALDGPVTDQLATAGIRVDASSATVIGHSAGGHLAVWASARLNGATERFRIGAVIAQSPVLDLTETGAHDRPSVVDLLGAPFDEAPDRYRDASPSEQSPFDSTVVVIHTVDDESVPIEMSRRYVADATARGQSAVLYEVPGEGHDAFVNPTSAAMRQTLRVIGV from the coding sequence GTGCGCCGCGTCAAGATCGCCTACGGCGACGCGCCGAGCACCTTCGGTCATCTCTACCTGCCGGACGCCGACAAACGTGGTGAGGGACGCGCTCCGATCGTTGTGCTCGTTCACGGTGGATTCTGGTCCACCGAGTACTCGCTCGTGGTGTACACGGGGGTCGCACGAGCCCTCGCCGACCGGGGCGTTGTGGTGTGGAACGTCGAATACCGAAGACGCGAGGAGGCGGGCGGCGGTTGGCCCGGTACCGGGCGCGACGTGATCGCCGCGATCCGAGCACTGGACGGCCCCGTCACCGACCAACTCGCGACTGCGGGCATCCGGGTCGACGCATCGAGTGCGACCGTCATCGGACATTCTGCGGGCGGGCACCTGGCGGTATGGGCCTCCGCACGCCTTAACGGCGCCACCGAGCGGTTCCGCATCGGCGCTGTGATCGCGCAGTCGCCGGTTCTCGACTTGACCGAGACGGGCGCTCACGACCGGCCGTCGGTGGTCGATCTGTTGGGCGCGCCGTTCGACGAGGCCCCGGATCGGTACCGCGACGCGTCACCGTCCGAGCAGTCTCCGTTCGACTCGACTGTCGTCGTGATCCACACGGTCGACGACGAATCGGTGCCGATCGAGATGAGTCGGCGCTACGTCGCCGACGCGACCGCGCGCGGCCAATCCGCTGTCCTCTACGAGGTGCCGGGGGAGGGCCATGACGCCTTCGTGAACCCGACGTCGGCGGCCATGCGCCAGACCCTGCGGGTGATCGGCGTCTGA